The Planctomycetia bacterium genome contains the following window.
TCGCCCGGCCGGAGGGGCTGGGGCAGGCCCTGCGCCGGCTGCACGAGGTGGGCGTGCTCGAGATGCTGATCCCGGGCTTCAGCCACGCCCGCGACCTGCTGCAGTTCAACAACTACCACACGTTCACCGTCGACGAGCACTGCATTGTCGCGGTCGAACGGGCGGTGGCCTTCGCCTCCGACCCGGGCTGGCTCGGCGCGACGTGGCGCGAGCTCACCCGCAAGCGGCCGCTGCTCCTCGCCCTTTTGATCCACGATCTCGGCAAGGGCTTCGTGGAGGATCATTCCGAGGTCGGAGCCCGCATCGCGCGGGACGTGGCGGCCCGGCTCGCCCTGCCCGCCGACGAGGGGGAGATCGTCGAGTTCCTCGTCCTGCGCCATCTGGCGATGGCCCATCTCGCCTTCCGACGCGACGTCGGCGACGCCGGCCTCGTGGTTCGCTTCGCCCGCGACGTGGGATCGCCCGAGGTGCTGCGCATGCTCTCGCTGCTCACGGCGGCCGACGTCTCCGCGGTCGGGCCGGGGACGTGGACGAAATGGAAGGCCGACCTGCTCGGCGACCTCCATTACCGCGCCCTCGGGCATCTCGACGGCGAGGCCCCCTCGGTGGACGCCGACCGCGGCCGGCGTGCGCTCGCGCCCCTGCTCGCGGGGCGGGATGCGGACGATCCGCTGGTGCGGATCGCCCGGCGCCTGCCGCCGGCCGTGCTGCGCGACACGCCGCTGCCGCGGCTGGTGGAGGAGATCGGCCGCCTCTCCCGCCTGCCGGCCGACGGCGTGTTCGCCGCGGCCCGCTGGCAGCCGGAGACCGGGACGGTGGCGGTGAGCGTGGGCACGCGCGAGGAGGTGGCTTCCGGGATCTTTCACCGCGTCACCGGGGCGCTGGCGGCCGAGCGGCTGGAGATCCTCGCCGCCGACATCCACACGCTCGACGGCGGACTCGTCCTCGACCACTTCACCGCCCTCGACCCGGACTTCGCCGGGGAGCCGCCCGCCGACAGGCTCGCCGACATCGCCGCCGCGATCCGCGAGGCCGTCAAGGCCGACCAGCCGCCGGTGTTCAGTCGCGTCTGGAATCCGTTCGCGCCCCGGACGAGCCCCGTCGGCATGCTGCCGGCGCGGATCACGTTCGACACCGAGAGTTCCGCGGAGACCACGATCCTCGAGGTCTTCGCGCACGACTCGCCGGGGTTGCTTTACGGGATCGCCCGGGCGCTGTTCGACGCCGGGCTCTCGGTCCGCTCCGCCCGCATTGGCACCTACCTCGACCAGGTCGTCGACGCCTTCCACGTCACCGACCGGCAGGGGCGGAAGGTCGTCGATCCCGCCGTGCTGGCCGCGGTCCGCGCGGCGATCGAACGGGTCGCCGCGCCCCTCACCGGTCCGGCGTGACCGGGCCGCCGGTCGCGGGCCGGGGGCGGAGGTCGAGGATCCGCCGGCGCCAGGCGGCCTCGAACTCGGCGACCGGCATGCCCACGAGCGCCTCGAAGCGGGCGACTGGCTCGACGTCGGCGGCCGCCGCGCACAGGCCGGCCACGGCAGAGGGCGAGAGGACGGGTGCCAGGATCGCGAGGTCGAGGGCCAGGCCCCAGCTGACGAGGTACATCCGCGCGGAGCCCGCGGTCGTCTGCGCGTGGGTGGCGAGGAACTGCTCCGGCCCGGCGCGGATCACGTCGGCCACGGCCGGGAGGCTGCCGTCTCGCAGGCCCTGCTGAAGCGCGGCCAGCCGGCGTGGGTCGGGATCGCCGAGGCGGATCTCGCCGGCGTCGATCGGCGCCGCCTCCAGCACCTGGGCCAGCCCCTCGTCGAGCCAGCGGGGCAGACGGCCCCGTCCTCCGGCACGAAGCCGCGTGTCGGCGTAGGCATGCCAGGCCTCGTGGGCGAGCCGGCCGTAGAATTCGCGTCGGGCCGCCGTCAGCCGCGCCTGGTTGCCCCGGTTGGCGGTGTCGATCCGCACTGCCTCCGCGTCGCGCTCCTTCTTCCAGCGGGCGCGGACCTGCTGCACGATCTGGTCGCGGGCGGCGGGCGCCAGCTTGGCCCGCTCGAGGTCGGCGGCCAGTGCCCTGAGCCGGTCGGGGAGTTCACGGTCGCGGTCCTTGAGGCTCTTGGCCGCGGCCGCGTTCGCCTCGGCCGCCGCCGCCTGCCGGGCGGCTACATCCGGCAGGTCGCTCCACGCCGCCACGAGCCGCTGCCCGGCGGCATACAAGGCGGGGTTCTCCAGGCGGATGCCCAGGGCCTGCTGCACGTCCCGGTATTCCGCGGCGCTGCCGCAGATCCGCACCTTCGGTCGGGCCGCGTCCGCGGCCCTGACCGTCGCCGGCACGAGCAGTTCGAAGGCGTTGAACACCTCCTCCAGTCGCACCACCGCGTCGCGGCTGGAGGCGGCATCGGCCGTGCTCTCGAACGCGAACGTCGCCGATTCATACCGCCACGGCCCGGCGTCGCCGTCGCGGCGAAGCTCGGGCGCCGGCGGGCCGCCGGCCTCGCGGCCGGCGCGGAAGGCATCGACGCGGGCGGCGAGCCGGGCATGCTCGGCGGCCGGGAGGCGTTCGAGCCTGCGGATCCGTCCCCGGCCGATCGGGCCCCAGGTGACGATGAACATCGGCCGGCCCGGCGGCCGCTTCACCACGTCCACGAACACCACGTCGGGGCCCGCCTCGTCGATCAGCCCCTCGAGCCGCACGCCGTCGCTCAGTTCGACCGCCTCGAGCTGCCAGGGCTCGGTGCCGAGCCCGCCCTGCGCCGCCGCCGTTCCGCACTGGCCCGCAGCCAGCGCCGTCACGACCGCGGCCAGCATGGCGACGCTCCGGCGCATCGCGGCGATCCTCTCGTACGGCACCCGCTTGATCCTGGCGCACGACACGACCCTGTTGAACCATCGGGTCGGGCGTGGGCAGCCCCGCCCAGCGAAACGCGCGACGGTCAAGTGTGAGCCGTGTTAGAGGTAGGTGTTGATGACGTTCTCGAAGAGTTCCTGGCGGCCGCTGATGCAGGCGGCGGCCTCCCCCTTGGCGAGCATCTCCTTCTCCAGCGACACGAACGACTCGCCGCCGGCCTCGATCCGCTTGCCGAGCGGGCCCGACCAGGAAGCGTAGCGTTCGTCGACGAGCTTCTGGATCGCGCCGTCGGCCCGCAGCGCCGCGGCGATCTTCAGGCCCCGGGCGAAGGTGTCCATGCCGCCGATGTGGGCATGGAACAGGTCGA
Protein-coding sequences here:
- the glnD gene encoding bifunctional uridylyltransferase/uridylyl-removing enzyme, which codes for MARAAAALAEIRNRIAAQHAAGSPGIQACALATDMFDMAIIALWEALVADLGGADRAAVRDRVAVVAHGGYGRRQMAPGSDVDLMLLHDGSAAARRAASAAARRLLQDLCDAGFTVGQSVRSLAEAVRLAGADATILSSLLDSRTLAGPAGLVESLAFKLRKKIARGRRRVATRLLAARGEEADRFGRSVALLEPNVKRSRGGLRDIQLVRWLGTVLHDVDTPEELAMAGAISRADAAAIRAAEEFLVRVRNDLHLAAGKPADDLTRDQQLRIAQARGIESCAGLLGVERFMRDYFGHARRVARVVEALESGVRRPARLRSLTSGLFGHEVDGLYRVGPGGVAALPGRIDRVAGSVRGVIRLVELATLYDLPIDARTWEQVRAAAPTLSPAVDSADRDAFLALFARPEGLGQALRRLHEVGVLEMLIPGFSHARDLLQFNNYHTFTVDEHCIVAVERAVAFASDPGWLGATWRELTRKRPLLLALLIHDLGKGFVEDHSEVGARIARDVAARLALPADEGEIVEFLVLRHLAMAHLAFRRDVGDAGLVVRFARDVGSPEVLRMLSLLTAADVSAVGPGTWTKWKADLLGDLHYRALGHLDGEAPSVDADRGRRALAPLLAGRDADDPLVRIARRLPPAVLRDTPLPRLVEEIGRLSRLPADGVFAAARWQPETGTVAVSVGTREEVASGIFHRVTGALAAERLEILAADIHTLDGGLVLDHFTALDPDFAGEPPADRLADIAAAIREAVKADQPPVFSRVWNPFAPRTSPVGMLPARITFDTESSAETTILEVFAHDSPGLLYGIARALFDAGLSVRSARIGTYLDQVVDAFHVTDRQGRKVVDPAVLAAVRAAIERVAAPLTGPA